From Cronobacter turicensis z3032, the proteins below share one genomic window:
- the rna gene encoding Ribonuclease I produces MEAKQYGDFDRYVLALSWQTGFCQSMHERQRDEPAECALQKEEDDKRNYLTVHGLWPGLPKSVALRGVDEKRWMRYGCATRPIPNMPLARADKKCQAAETGLSLETAEKLSETMPGAGGDSCLERYEYAKHGVCFGFDPDAYFGTMVRMNNEVKQSPIGAFLAANYGKAVSRQAFDTAVAKAFGRQSVRAVKLTCNGNPAYLTEMQISLNAAKINAPLTADSFAPQPHPGNCSKNFILDNVGY; encoded by the coding sequence CTGGAAGCGAAGCAGTATGGCGATTTCGATCGCTACGTGCTGGCGCTCTCATGGCAGACCGGCTTTTGCCAGAGTATGCACGAGCGGCAACGCGATGAGCCCGCCGAATGCGCCCTGCAAAAAGAAGAAGACGATAAACGCAACTACCTGACTGTGCATGGCCTGTGGCCCGGCCTGCCGAAATCTGTCGCCTTACGCGGCGTCGATGAGAAACGCTGGATGCGCTACGGCTGCGCCACGCGCCCCATTCCGAATATGCCGCTCGCCCGCGCCGATAAAAAATGCCAGGCGGCGGAAACCGGTTTGTCGCTGGAAACCGCTGAGAAGCTCAGCGAGACGATGCCGGGCGCTGGCGGCGATTCCTGCCTTGAGCGTTATGAATACGCCAAACACGGCGTCTGCTTCGGCTTCGATCCGGACGCCTATTTCGGCACCATGGTGCGCATGAATAATGAAGTGAAACAGAGCCCGATTGGCGCGTTCCTTGCCGCCAACTACGGAAAAGCGGTCAGCCGCCAGGCGTTTGATACCGCCGTCGCTAAAGCGTTTGGCCGCCAGAGCGTACGGGCGGTGAAACTCACTTGCAACGGCAATCCGGCTTACCTTACCGAGATGCAGATCTCGCTGAATGCCGCGAAGATCAACGCGCCGCTCACCGCCGACTCGTTTGCCCCACAGCCGCATCCGGGTAACTGCAGTAAAAACTTTATTCTCGATAACGTCGGGTATTAA
- the dcuC gene encoding Anaerobic C4-dicarboxylate transporter dcuC, which produces MGTILELLTGVVVIVGVARYIIKGYSATGVLFVGGILLLIISALMGHAILPAKETSTGYAVSDIFEYIKILLMSRGGDLGMMIMMLCGFAAYMTHTGANDMVVKLASRPLRYINSPYLLMIAAYFVACLMSLAVSSATGLGVLLMATLFPVMVNVGISRGAAAAICASPAAIILSPTSGDVVLAAQASEMPLIDFAFKTTLPISIAAIISMAIAHFFWQRWLDKKEHIYHETLDVKDITTNAPAFYAILPFSPIIGVLIFDGKWGPQLHIITILVICMVLTAVIEFIRSFDSKTVFAGLEVAYRGMADAFAGVVILLVAAGVFAQGLSTIGFIQSLISIATSFGSASIILMLVLVTLTMLAAMTTGSGNAPFYAFVEMIPKLAHSAGVNPAYLTIPMLQASNLGRTISPVSGVVVAVAGMAKISPFEVVKRTSVPVLVGLIVVIVATQLLVAA; this is translated from the coding sequence ATGGGAACAATTCTGGAACTCCTCACAGGCGTCGTGGTTATTGTGGGGGTCGCGCGTTATATCATTAAAGGTTATTCCGCCACGGGCGTGCTGTTTGTCGGCGGTATTTTACTGTTAATTATTAGCGCGCTAATGGGTCACGCCATATTACCGGCGAAAGAGACCAGTACCGGCTACGCCGTCAGCGATATTTTTGAATATATAAAAATTCTGCTGATGAGCCGCGGCGGCGATCTCGGCATGATGATTATGATGCTGTGCGGGTTTGCCGCCTATATGACGCACACCGGCGCCAACGATATGGTGGTAAAGCTCGCCTCCCGCCCGCTGCGTTATATTAATTCGCCCTATTTGCTGATGATTGCCGCCTATTTCGTCGCCTGTCTGATGTCACTCGCCGTCTCCTCGGCGACCGGGCTTGGCGTCTTGCTGATGGCAACGCTGTTCCCGGTGATGGTGAATGTCGGCATCAGTCGCGGCGCGGCGGCGGCTATCTGCGCCTCTCCGGCGGCGATTATTCTCTCCCCCACCTCCGGCGATGTGGTGCTGGCCGCGCAGGCCTCTGAAATGCCGCTCATCGATTTCGCGTTTAAAACCACGCTGCCGATCTCCATCGCGGCTATTATCAGCATGGCGATCGCCCACTTCTTCTGGCAGCGCTGGCTCGATAAAAAAGAGCACATCTACCATGAAACGCTGGATGTGAAAGACATCACCACTAACGCGCCCGCTTTTTACGCGATTCTGCCGTTCAGCCCCATTATTGGCGTGCTGATTTTCGACGGCAAATGGGGCCCGCAGTTGCATATCATTACGATTCTGGTCATCTGCATGGTGCTGACCGCCGTTATTGAGTTTATCCGCAGCTTTGACAGCAAAACGGTTTTTGCCGGACTGGAAGTGGCGTACCGCGGCATGGCGGACGCCTTCGCAGGCGTGGTCATTCTGCTGGTGGCGGCTGGCGTTTTCGCCCAGGGGCTCAGCACTATCGGCTTTATCCAGAGCCTTATCTCCATCGCCACGTCGTTTGGCTCGGCCAGCATTATTCTTATGCTGGTGCTGGTCACGCTCACGATGCTCGCTGCAATGACAACCGGCTCCGGTAACGCGCCGTTTTACGCGTTCGTTGAGATGATCCCGAAACTCGCGCACAGCGCAGGCGTGAACCCGGCTTATCTGACGATCCCGATGCTGCAGGCCTCTAACCTGGGCCGCACCATTTCGCCGGTTTCCGGCGTGGTAGTGGCCGTCGCCGGGATGGCGAAAATCTCTCCGTTTGAAGTCGTCAAGCGCACCTCGGTGCCGGTGCTGGTTGGATTAATCGTCGTTATCGTCGCTACGCAACTGCTGGTGGCGGCATAA
- the crcA gene encoding Protein crcA, translating into MTVVNKSFLTFLVFFCQILFPLNASALEAPRTVKAWASVLGDNIAETWNEPQHVDLYVPAITWHARFAYDKEKTDRYNERPWGAGIGKSRWDEKGNWHGLYVMAFKDSYNKWEPIAGYGWEATWRPLPDDAFHVGLGYTLGVTARDNWDYIPIPLVLPLASVGYGPATFQMTYIPGTYNNGNVYFAWLRLQF; encoded by the coding sequence GTGACCGTAGTTAATAAATCCTTTCTGACGTTTCTTGTATTTTTCTGCCAGATATTATTTCCCCTGAACGCCTCGGCGCTGGAAGCGCCACGCACCGTAAAGGCCTGGGCCTCTGTGCTTGGCGATAACATCGCTGAGACATGGAACGAGCCGCAGCACGTGGATCTCTATGTTCCGGCTATCACCTGGCATGCGCGTTTCGCGTATGACAAAGAGAAAACCGACCGCTACAACGAACGCCCGTGGGGCGCGGGTATCGGCAAATCACGCTGGGATGAAAAAGGCAACTGGCACGGCCTGTATGTGATGGCGTTTAAAGATTCCTACAACAAATGGGAGCCTATCGCTGGTTATGGCTGGGAAGCGACATGGCGTCCGCTGCCTGACGACGCATTCCATGTGGGCCTGGGGTATACGCTTGGCGTAACGGCGCGCGATAACTGGGATTACATCCCGATTCCGCTGGTGCTGCCGCTGGCGTCGGTGGGCTATGGACCTGCGACATTCCAGATGACGTACATCCCCGGAACCTACAACAACGGAAACGTTTACTTCGCGTGGCTCCGGTTGCAGTTTTAA
- the cspE gene encoding Cold shock-like protein cspE has protein sequence MDWTKATTIDVLISDTAFVSIFHVKVILMSKIKGNVKWFNESKGFGFITPEDGSKDVFVHFSAIQSNGFKTLAEGQRVEFEITNGAKGPSAANVIAL, from the coding sequence TTGGACTGGACAAAAGCCACCACAATTGATGTACTGATATCCGACACAGCATTTGTGTCGATTTTTCATGTAAAGGTAATTTTGATGTCTAAGATTAAAGGTAACGTTAAGTGGTTTAATGAATCCAAAGGATTCGGTTTCATTACTCCGGAAGATGGCAGCAAAGACGTGTTCGTACACTTCTCTGCGATCCAGAGCAATGGTTTCAAAACTCTGGCTGAAGGTCAGCGTGTAGAGTTCGAAATCACTAACGGTGCCAAAGGCCCTTCTGCTGCTAACGTAATCGCTCTGTAA
- the crcB gene encoding Protein crcB homolog — MLKIMLAVFLGGGTGSVLRWWLGLRLNPAHHAIPLGTLTANLAGAFIIGAGLAWFSRMTHLDPMWKLLITTGLCGGLTTFSTFSAEVVFLLQEGRLGWAGLNVALNLFGSFMMTALAFWLFSSVSVR; from the coding sequence ATGTTAAAAATTATGCTCGCGGTATTTCTCGGCGGTGGCACCGGCAGCGTGCTGCGCTGGTGGCTCGGTTTGCGCCTGAATCCTGCGCACCACGCGATTCCTCTCGGGACGCTTACCGCTAACCTCGCAGGGGCATTTATCATTGGTGCCGGGCTTGCATGGTTCAGCCGCATGACGCATCTGGACCCCATGTGGAAGCTCCTCATTACGACCGGCCTGTGCGGCGGCCTGACGACCTTCTCGACCTTCTCCGCTGAAGTGGTGTTTTTGCTGCAGGAGGGCCGCCTTGGTTGGGCGGGGCTTAACGTGGCGCTGAACCTGTTCGGCTCGTTTATGATGACGGCGCTCGCATTCTGGCTTTTTTCTTCCGTCAGCGTGCGCTAA
- the ybeM gene encoding Putative UPF0012 hydrolase ybeM has translation MLATGRGSEMKVAVGQFAVTPDAQQNAQTCTALMANAASQNAALLVLPEALLARSDSDPDMSVKSAQSLDGDYVLRLREESARNRLTTLLTLHIPTSKGRAANTLIALRGGEIIAQYQKIHLYDAFAMQESRLVDAGSTLPPLIEVEGMKVGLMTCYDLRFPEMALSLALAGADVLALPAAWVRGPLKEHHWTTLLAARALDTTCYIVASGECGNRNIGQSRVVDPLGVTIAAAGERPELIFAEISATRVAQVREQLPVLKNRRFAAPELL, from the coding sequence ATGCTGGCTACCGGAAGGGGAAGTGAAATGAAAGTAGCGGTTGGACAGTTTGCGGTCACGCCTGACGCGCAACAAAATGCACAAACCTGTACAGCGCTGATGGCTAACGCCGCCAGCCAGAATGCCGCGTTGCTGGTGCTGCCGGAGGCGTTGCTGGCGCGCAGTGACAGCGACCCGGATATGTCGGTGAAATCGGCCCAGTCGCTTGACGGCGACTATGTTCTGCGCCTGCGCGAGGAGAGCGCCAGAAACCGCCTGACAACGCTTCTGACGCTGCATATCCCGACCAGTAAGGGCAGGGCGGCCAATACGCTTATCGCGCTGCGTGGCGGCGAGATTATCGCGCAGTATCAGAAGATTCATCTGTATGACGCCTTCGCGATGCAGGAGTCGCGGCTGGTGGACGCCGGCAGTACGCTGCCGCCGTTAATTGAGGTGGAAGGCATGAAGGTCGGGTTGATGACCTGCTACGACTTACGCTTCCCGGAGATGGCGCTGAGCCTGGCGCTTGCGGGCGCTGACGTGCTGGCGTTGCCGGCGGCCTGGGTGCGTGGGCCGCTCAAAGAACATCACTGGACCACGCTGCTCGCGGCCCGGGCCCTGGACACCACCTGTTATATCGTGGCGAGCGGCGAGTGCGGCAACCGCAATATCGGCCAAAGCCGCGTGGTGGACCCGCTTGGCGTGACGATCGCGGCGGCAGGTGAGCGCCCGGAGCTGATTTTCGCTGAGATTTCAGCGACGCGCGTGGCGCAGGTGCGAGAACAGCTGCCAGTGCTCAAAAATCGCCGTTTCGCCGCACCAGAATTATTGTGA
- the tatE gene encoding Sec-independent protein translocase protein tatE produces MGEISITKLLVIAALVVLLFGTKKLRTLGGDLGAAIKGFKKAMNDDESGAKTPAATEAPAERLSHKE; encoded by the coding sequence ATGGGTGAAATTAGTATTACCAAACTGCTCGTGATCGCCGCACTGGTTGTTCTGCTGTTTGGTACCAAAAAACTGCGTACGCTTGGGGGCGACCTGGGTGCCGCGATTAAAGGCTTCAAGAAAGCCATGAACGACGACGAGTCCGGCGCGAAAACGCCTGCGGCGACCGAAGCCCCGGCAGAACGTCTTTCTCACAAAGAATAA
- the lipA gene encoding Lipoyl synthase yields the protein MSKPIVMERGVKYRDADKMALIPVKNVATEREALLRKPEWMKIKLPADSTRIQGIKAAMRKNGLHSVCEEASCPNLAECFNHGTATFMILGAICTRRCPFCDVAHGRPVAPDANEPQKLAQTIADMALRYVVITSVDRDDLRDGGAQHFADCITAIREKSPTIKIETLVPDFRGRMDKALEILTATPPDVFNHNLENVPRLYRQVRPGADYNWSLKLLERFKEAHPEIPTKSGLMVGLGETNAEIIDVMRDLRAHGVTMLTLGQYLQPSRHHLPVQRYVSPDEFEEMKAEALAMGFTHAACGPFVRSSYHADLQAKGEEVK from the coding sequence ATGAGTAAACCCATTGTGATGGAACGCGGTGTGAAATACCGCGATGCCGATAAAATGGCCCTTATCCCGGTTAAGAATGTGGCGACAGAGCGGGAGGCTTTGTTAAGAAAGCCGGAGTGGATGAAAATCAAACTCCCTGCCGACTCTACCCGCATTCAGGGTATCAAAGCGGCGATGCGCAAGAATGGCCTCCACTCGGTTTGTGAAGAGGCCTCCTGCCCGAACCTTGCGGAGTGTTTCAACCATGGCACCGCGACCTTTATGATCCTCGGCGCTATCTGCACCCGTCGCTGCCCGTTCTGCGACGTGGCGCACGGCCGTCCGGTCGCCCCGGATGCCAACGAGCCGCAGAAGCTGGCGCAAACCATCGCCGATATGGCGCTGCGCTACGTCGTTATCACCTCTGTGGATCGCGACGACCTGCGTGACGGCGGCGCTCAGCACTTTGCCGACTGTATTACGGCTATCCGTGAAAAGAGCCCGACCATCAAAATCGAGACGCTGGTGCCCGATTTCCGCGGCCGTATGGATAAAGCGCTGGAGATCCTGACCGCCACGCCGCCGGATGTGTTTAACCACAACCTGGAAAACGTGCCGCGTCTTTATCGTCAGGTGCGTCCAGGCGCGGACTATAACTGGTCGCTGAAGCTGCTGGAGCGCTTTAAAGAAGCGCACCCGGAGATCCCGACCAAATCCGGCCTGATGGTTGGCCTTGGCGAGACCAATGCGGAAATCATCGACGTGATGCGCGATCTGCGCGCCCACGGCGTGACCATGCTGACGCTGGGCCAGTACCTGCAGCCGAGCCGTCACCACCTGCCGGTACAGCGCTATGTGAGCCCGGATGAGTTTGAAGAGATGAAAGCGGAAGCGCTGGCGATGGGCTTTACCCACGCCGCCTGTGGCCCGTTCGTACGCTCTTCTTACCATGCCGATCTCCAGGCGAAAGGCGAAGAAGTGAAATAA
- the ybeF gene encoding Uncharacterized HTH-type transcriptional regulator ybeF → MELNHPPEKPSAKQEDDSRPQIFQTLRNIDLNLLTIFEAVYVHKGIVNAARVLNLTPSAISQSIQKLRLIFPDPLFIRKGQGVTPTAYATHMHEYISQGLESILGALDLQGEHEKQRTITIATSASLGALVIPQIYKQIRTVNPHLQIRNIPLQDTETQLSQFQTDLVVDSGSWSSRTLSTHLLFKDRVAVVCRRGHPCSRTGEPVTSEDLQTWEHTFIMLPGGMVNGVRKQINTLLPDRNVSFSSYNMVTIASIIGSSDLIGFMPARIFTLFKESFGLIEVESDVVIKETIDISLHYNKFSLRDPVVQNVIEAIVEGFTHHTVSAGASPS, encoded by the coding sequence GTGGAATTGAACCATCCCCCTGAAAAACCTTCAGCCAAACAGGAAGATGACAGTAGACCGCAAATATTCCAGACTCTGCGAAATATCGATCTAAACCTGCTGACGATTTTCGAAGCCGTATACGTGCATAAAGGCATCGTTAACGCGGCCAGAGTACTGAACCTGACGCCATCGGCCATCAGCCAGTCTATTCAGAAACTGCGACTGATATTTCCCGATCCGTTGTTTATTCGCAAAGGGCAAGGGGTCACCCCGACTGCTTATGCGACTCACATGCATGAATATATCAGTCAGGGACTGGAATCTATTCTTGGCGCCCTGGATTTACAGGGTGAGCACGAAAAACAGCGCACCATTACCATTGCGACCTCCGCCTCGCTGGGCGCGCTGGTGATCCCACAAATTTACAAGCAGATCCGCACGGTAAACCCCCATCTGCAAATCCGTAACATCCCGCTGCAGGACACCGAAACCCAGCTGAGCCAGTTCCAGACCGATCTGGTGGTCGACAGCGGCTCATGGTCTTCGCGTACTCTCAGCACCCACCTGCTCTTTAAAGATCGCGTCGCCGTGGTGTGTCGTCGCGGCCATCCTTGCTCGCGTACCGGCGAGCCGGTCACGTCGGAAGACCTACAAACCTGGGAGCACACTTTCATCATGTTACCGGGCGGAATGGTGAACGGCGTACGTAAGCAGATTAATACCTTACTGCCTGATCGAAACGTTTCGTTTAGCAGTTACAATATGGTGACGATCGCCTCTATCATCGGCAGCAGCGATTTAATCGGCTTTATGCCCGCACGAATATTCACGTTATTTAAAGAAAGCTTTGGGCTTATTGAAGTGGAAAGCGATGTCGTTATTAAAGAAACTATCGACATTTCATTGCATTACAATAAATTCAGCCTGCGTGATCCCGTGGTGCAGAATGTCATTGAAGCGATTGTGGAAGGGTTTACGCATCACACCGTTTCAGCTGGCGCGTCGCCCTCATAA
- the lipB gene encoding Octanoyltransferase — MLPAPSLFGDAVLLQEKIIVRQLGLQPYEPVSQAMHQFTDEREETTPDEIWLVEHTPVFTQGQAGKAEHVLMPGDIPVIQSDRGGQVTYHGPGQQVMYVMLDLRRRKLGVRELVTLLEQTVVNTLAEWNINAYPRPDAPGVYVDGKKICSLGLRIRKGCSFHGLALNINMDLRPFLRINPCGYAGMEMTQVSALSAGANPEAVQPRLVHHFLALLNNPPAEYISA, encoded by the coding sequence ATACTCCCCGCACCTTCTCTCTTCGGAGACGCCGTTTTGCTTCAGGAAAAAATCATTGTTCGCCAGCTCGGGCTTCAGCCTTATGAACCCGTTTCGCAGGCAATGCATCAGTTTACCGACGAACGCGAAGAAACCACCCCGGATGAGATCTGGCTGGTCGAGCACACGCCCGTGTTTACGCAGGGGCAGGCCGGCAAGGCAGAACATGTATTGATGCCGGGTGACATTCCGGTTATTCAGAGCGATCGCGGCGGCCAGGTGACCTATCACGGGCCCGGCCAACAGGTCATGTATGTGATGTTAGATCTCAGACGCCGCAAACTTGGCGTGCGTGAGCTGGTCACCTTGCTGGAACAGACCGTCGTCAATACACTTGCAGAGTGGAATATTAACGCCTACCCTCGACCAGACGCGCCAGGCGTCTATGTGGATGGCAAAAAAATCTGCTCATTGGGTCTGCGTATTCGTAAAGGCTGCTCGTTTCACGGGCTTGCACTCAATATTAATATGGATTTACGCCCTTTTTTACGTATTAATCCTTGCGGGTACGCCGGCATGGAAATGACCCAGGTGAGCGCCCTTTCTGCTGGCGCAAACCCTGAAGCGGTGCAACCGCGACTGGTGCATCACTTTTTAGCGCTACTTAATAATCCCCCTGCGGAATATATCAGCGCTTAA
- a CDS encoding UPF0250 protein ESA_02696 — protein MKTKLNELLEFPTPFTYKVMGLAKPELVDLVVEVVQRHAPGDYTPQIKPSSKGNYHSVSITINATHIEQVETLYEELGNIEIVRMVL, from the coding sequence ATGAAAACCAAACTTAACGAGCTGCTTGAGTTCCCGACCCCCTTTACTTACAAAGTAATGGGCCTGGCGAAGCCTGAGTTGGTCGATCTGGTCGTCGAGGTAGTGCAGCGCCATGCTCCCGGCGACTACACGCCGCAGATTAAACCGAGCAGCAAAGGCAACTACCATTCCGTTTCGATTACCATCAATGCGACGCATATCGAGCAGGTGGAAACGCTCTATGAAGAGCTTGGCAATATCGAGATCGTGCGTATGGTGCTGTAA
- the dacA gene encoding D-alanyl-D-alanine carboxypeptidase dacA, with amino-acid sequence MKTMIPGVPQIDAEAYILIDYNSGKVLAEQNADARRDPASLTKMMTSYVIGQAMKAGKFKESDVVTIGNDAWATGNPVFKGSSLMFLKPGMQVPVSQLIRGINLQSGNDACVAMADYVAGSQDAFVGLMNSYVTALGLKNTHFQTVHGLDADGQYSSARDMALIGQALIRDVPNEYSIYREKEFTFNGIRQTNRNGLLWDNSLNVDGIKTGHTDKAGYNLVASATEGQMRLISAVMGGRTFKGREAESKKLLTWGFRFFETVNPLKAGKEFASEPAWFGDNDRASLGVDKDIYLTIPRGRMKDLKASYVLNTSELHAPLAKNQVVGTINFQLDGKTIEQRPLVVLEEIQEGNFFGRIIDYIKLMFHHWFG; translated from the coding sequence ATCAAAACGATGATCCCAGGCGTGCCGCAGATCGACGCGGAAGCTTACATCCTCATCGATTACAACTCAGGGAAAGTGCTGGCGGAGCAGAATGCTGACGCGCGCCGCGATCCGGCGAGCCTGACCAAAATGATGACCAGTTATGTCATCGGCCAGGCGATGAAAGCAGGCAAATTTAAAGAGTCCGATGTGGTAACTATCGGCAACGACGCCTGGGCCACCGGCAACCCGGTCTTCAAAGGCTCATCCCTGATGTTCCTGAAGCCTGGCATGCAGGTACCGGTTTCCCAGCTGATCCGCGGGATTAACCTGCAGTCCGGCAACGATGCCTGCGTGGCGATGGCCGACTACGTCGCAGGGAGCCAGGACGCGTTTGTGGGCCTGATGAACAGCTACGTTACCGCGCTGGGCCTGAAAAACACCCATTTCCAGACCGTACACGGTCTTGACGCTGATGGTCAGTACAGTTCTGCGCGCGACATGGCGCTGATTGGCCAGGCGTTGATCCGCGATGTGCCGAACGAGTACTCCATCTACAGAGAGAAAGAGTTTACCTTCAACGGCATCCGCCAGACCAACCGTAACGGTCTGCTGTGGGATAACAGCCTGAATGTGGACGGTATCAAAACCGGTCACACCGACAAAGCAGGCTACAACCTGGTTGCGTCTGCCACCGAAGGCCAGATGCGTCTCATCTCTGCCGTGATGGGCGGTCGCACCTTTAAAGGCCGCGAAGCTGAAAGCAAAAAACTGCTGACCTGGGGCTTCCGTTTCTTCGAAACCGTAAATCCGCTGAAAGCGGGCAAAGAGTTTGCGTCTGAACCGGCATGGTTTGGCGATAACGACCGCGCCTCGCTGGGCGTTGATAAAGATATCTATCTGACCATCCCGCGTGGCCGCATGAAAGATCTGAAAGCCAGCTATGTGCTTAACACCTCTGAGCTGCACGCGCCGCTGGCGAAAAATCAGGTGGTCGGCACCATTAATTTCCAGCTGGACGGTAAAACCATCGAGCAGCGCCCACTGGTCGTACTGGAAGAGATTCAGGAAGGCAACTTCTTTGGCCGTATCATCGATTACATCAAACTGATGTTCCACCACTGGTTTGGTTAA
- the rlpA gene encoding Rare lipoprotein A produces the protein MRKQWIGVCIAAGLLTACGVNNEGQQQASVAPQQPVCNGPVVEISGADPRYEQLNPSVNSDYERDGKRYSIVQDLSRFSQAGLAAIYDAEPDSNLTASGEPFDPMQLTAAHPTLPVPSYARITNLANGRMIVVRINDRGPYGNDRVISLSRAAADRLNTSNNTKVRIDPIIVAPDGSLSGPGMACTTVAKQTYALPARPDLSGGLGSVSSAPQPTEPQGDIRPVSNDTLQSDDTTGAPVKSGGFLGAPTTLASGVLESSAPETTTPPAATPQPVAASAPAQPAAEPAQLAAPATRNAPVTAPGSVQGSVAPAASASTTAAGNYVVQVGAVSDSARAAQWQQKLSQQFSVPGRVSQNGAVYRVQLGPFASKSQAASLQQRLQSEAQVQSFITVAQ, from the coding sequence ATGCGTAAGCAGTGGATTGGCGTCTGCATCGCCGCAGGATTATTAACCGCCTGCGGCGTGAATAACGAAGGGCAACAACAGGCGAGCGTAGCGCCACAGCAGCCGGTCTGCAACGGTCCAGTCGTTGAGATAAGCGGCGCGGATCCTCGCTACGAACAGCTGAATCCTTCCGTAAACAGCGATTATGAGCGCGACGGTAAGCGCTACAGCATCGTTCAGGATCTCTCGCGCTTCAGCCAGGCGGGACTGGCGGCGATTTACGACGCGGAGCCGGACAGCAACCTGACCGCCTCGGGCGAACCGTTCGACCCGATGCAGCTCACCGCCGCGCACCCTACCCTGCCGGTGCCGAGCTACGCGCGCATTACTAACCTCGCCAACGGCCGCATGATTGTCGTGCGCATTAACGATCGCGGCCCGTATGGCAACGACCGCGTTATCTCGCTCTCCCGCGCGGCGGCGGATCGCCTGAACACCTCAAACAACACCAAAGTGCGTATCGATCCTATCATCGTCGCGCCGGACGGCTCGCTCTCCGGGCCTGGCATGGCCTGTACGACGGTCGCGAAACAAACATACGCGCTTCCGGCGCGTCCTGATTTAAGCGGCGGCCTCGGCAGCGTCTCTTCTGCCCCACAGCCTACCGAGCCGCAGGGCGATATCCGTCCGGTGAGCAATGATACGCTGCAAAGCGATGACACCACCGGCGCGCCGGTAAAAAGCGGCGGCTTCTTAGGTGCGCCGACGACGCTTGCCTCGGGCGTGCTGGAGAGTTCAGCGCCGGAAACCACCACACCGCCTGCCGCGACGCCGCAGCCTGTAGCGGCGAGCGCTCCCGCGCAACCTGCCGCTGAACCTGCGCAGCTTGCCGCGCCCGCTACCCGCAACGCGCCCGTGACCGCGCCAGGCTCCGTGCAGGGCAGCGTCGCGCCAGCCGCCAGCGCCTCCACGACCGCCGCAGGGAATTATGTGGTGCAGGTCGGCGCCGTCAGCGACAGCGCGCGCGCCGCGCAGTGGCAGCAAAAACTGAGCCAACAATTTTCCGTACCGGGACGCGTCAGCCAGAACGGCGCCGTCTATCGCGTTCAGTTAGGCCCGTTCGCCAGCAAATCGCAGGCCGCCTCGCTCCAGCAACGTTTGCAGAGTGAAGCGCAGGTACAATCTTTCATTACTGTCGCCCAATAA